GACTCTCCAACTGGCTTGAATCCAATCTCAAAATGAGTAATGTCCACAAGGAAGGTATTAAATGGAATATTCTCTTTGGAATCACTGCTTGGCAAATCTGGAAAGACCGGTGTGACCTTATCTTCAACAACCACATCACTATGCCGGGCAATCTCTCAATTATAATCTCCAACTATGCAATAGAGGTAACTAAAAACGTATCCCTTATGGATAACATCCTAAGTTCTCCTCTCAATGACAACCCAGAAACCTGGTCCAAACCGGCTTTTGGCGTGTGGAAATTGAACACGGATGGCTCTTTCAGGCACCAAAACTCCACTTCTGCATGTGGGGGTCTGATTCGTGATTGGAATGGTAGCTTGATCAGAGGCTTCTGCTGCAAAATTGCTGAAGGGAACCCGCTCAAAACTGAACTGGTTGGGGTAGTGAAAGGCCTTGAAGTTGTCCAGGATCTCCAGCCCAAAGACTTGGAAATTGAAGTTGATTCAAAGGTAGCTGTGGAACTAATTACTATCAACTGCCTGAGGGACCACCATTGCTACAGGATAGTTGAGCGGATTCACAATCTAGCTTCAAGACTGGTGAAGGTCACTTTCCACAACATAAACAGGAAGGCAAATATGAGTGCAGACAAATTAGCCAACATGGGACATCAAGCccaaaacttagttttcaatgGAGACATATGCTTAGAAATGATGCTAGAGTTTCTAGCTCCTGTTAGTTCTCGGGCTTAAGCCCTCtactttatcaaaaaaaaaaaaaatagatacaGTTTACCAATCTCAATCGCTTACCGATTTTAATCGGGCTGGACAACTTAACTTTAAAGTGAGTGAATTCATTTTTAAGAGCAAAATAAGCATAACAATTAATGATTAAATTGTTTATTGACTTTATGAATGTATGTAATCACTATTAATGGTTATGATACTTACTTTATCCTTTAAACTAAAGCCTCGTTTGAAAACACagtttaattaagcacttatggtcataagcgcttattcataagctattttaaaatatttattgaaataaataaaaaataagctatatataagcataagctctttttcataatctattctgaatagcttatgaaaataagctcaaaacagcttatagtaggccataagctgttttcataagctctcccaaacactggcataagagcttatgcaatcagataaactcaaataagcttttccaaacggggcctaaatcTACTTTAGAAAAATCAAATCCCTCAATCTGcactaaaatatttttaatgaaaaacaAAGACAATTTCTGAGGTATCCCTCTAAAAGGGAAGGAGTTCCATACATTATgctaaattattatattttctcCATAATAAGTTTTCTCAAAATTTATAGTCTAGTCATTTATCCTACAAAATGTGGTGAAGGTATAATAGCCTCCCATAATTAATGGGTACAAGAGTCAAAAAGAAAATCGGTATTAAAATTAACTTGTACTAAAATTTGAATTagttaattatataaaaattagattattttttaaaaatgagcTTCCATTAATAAAATCAAACTGGCAAAACATCTGATCGAGttcagaaaatataaaaattagatTACACTTTCGCCTATATTCAAGTCTTAACTTTTAGGTGTACCGGGTGAAATTGATTTTAAGTGTTAAAAGAATATATTTTTGTTCCTATTGTGAATTATTGATTTTGATACTCTTATTTTTCTAAATACACCccaatttttcaaaatatgTTTCTCACACTAATTAAGTGGTAATGTATATGTATACACACCCACTCATGTGAACTCATTTGTGATGTAAAATTCCataaacataattttttaaCATGAGAGAATTTATACATAAGAGGATTTTAATTGATCCGAGTGTGAATGTAGTGTGGAACGTATAACACCAAGACAATATTTCCACTTCACGTTTGTcttaatacatatatataataaGATTTGAAAACAGGATTAATTTTGCATTATGGAACTAATTATATCATTTGCTATATTTTCACCATCTGCGGCAGCTCCATACAAACCTCTCCTTGACAGTCCAACGCAATACAAACCCTTCTTTCCCTTCCAATGCATCGGGTAGCTTGGCTTCGGAAGGCCATCATcattcaaaaggtaatcatCCCCCTACATACCATACCATAACATCATCATTGTAGTTatatcattatattaatatatacaTGTCCCCACTGAAGTTTATATGTTACATTCCTTTGCTAGTGCATTTCTTATTCCTACATTTCatattaataataattgaatAGAATCctttcaaaaaggaaaaaattgaaTAGAAAGTACATAGCATAAAAATCAGTATTGGATAACCGATTAGAGTATATTTGGAGTAAATGGCTCTTATGAAATAAGGTGCTAGAAATAGTTTTTCTAAATAAAAGAGCAAATTTTCAATACTCTTGTAATACTGAAGACTCTGTTCTCGTTCTATCAcaaaaaattcaatttattttattttaaatttgtaacaattgaaataaataaaaaaaaaaattaagtcataCATGAAACATGCATGGATCAATATTTGAATGGAAGAAGTAGGAATGGCAAAATTAACTTAAATTTTTCCCTAGAGTAGACAAAGCCAAAATAGAAATGATTTTAAAAGTTTTTTAATGTGAAGGCAAACATGCTATGAATTACAAACCTTAAGCCACTTGTGAGTTGATCTCTTGAAGCCGGTGCAGAAAATAATAGAGTCAAATGGGTGTAATTCGCCATTTTTTAATAGGACATTCTTGTCTCTCACGTATTCTATTTCAGATGGTAATACCTGCATAAGAGACACAATACAATGCCCACTTCATCACGtctaaaaaaaagtcaaaaattATGATAGTAAGTTACATATACGACttgtcaatatatatattaaatttttcaaaaaaatgaatAAGTTAGCAAGTCCTTTTTAACACAACAAACTAAACAATCCAAACcttaaaaaaaagatatattatTTTGAGATAATGAAAGTTACCAAACAATGCATTAGACTTTCACATACTAACTTTTTTCAGCTTCAAATACATAAACACCCATATAAactggcttaaatgcacttttggaacctcaaatttatattttttgcgaTTCTTGACCCtaatcttatttttctacgaatggagaccctaatctttcaaaatgttgcaccgtttacccttccgtccaaatccgtaaaaaacttgacggaacccACTTACCTGGCCTtccgacggaagggtaaacggtgcaacgttttgaaagattagggtctccattcaaactaaaaataagatcagggtcaacaatcgcaaaaaatgtaaacttgagggtccaaaagtgcatttaaaccatttttttaaaatcccccttttatccacgtggaaggccatatcagcgtgttCTGTCAAGTTTTTtacggatttggacggaagggtaaacggtgcagcgttttgaaagaatagggttcccattcgtaaaaaaaaatataatggttgacaatcgcaaaaagttaaaacatgagggtccaaaagtgcatttaagtcTATAAACTAAAGAAAATTGTTTATATCCCATTAGTGTATCCAAATCTAACATACCTTTAGGTCTCCAGATTTGATTTTGTGAATGGTTCCAGTGTCAATAACAGGGTATTTGCCGTACTTGACCTTCATGCAAAAGGGACCCTCATTGGGCCTTGCAATACCATAATTGGTGATATCCCCATAAACCATCTTGCTAGCTATCACCATTAGTGAATCCACCGTGCTTAACGATAAATACTTCAACAGAAAAAGCCCCAAATTCACCATCCCCTTCGATAGAACATGAACCTGCACCATGCACATTCCATTATAATTAGCCTTATATTAGTAAGAGTTCTAATTCATGTACACTGTTTTGTAGCAGATAAAACCGCCACAAGCTTGCAAAGTCTCTGCTAAAACAACGGTGTACAGGAATCAAATTAAtacatgatgaatataaacaaTTACCTGGCTTCGAACCACAATGGATGTTTGAGCACCGTGATTGTGCAGGTCCAATGCGATTTCCATGCCGGAATTCCCAGACCCAACAACCAGAACTTGCTCATCTTTGAACTCCTTCCCAGACTTGAACTTTGTAGAGTGAAGCACCCTCCCTGGAAAACTCCTCAACCCTTCAACCTCCGGCACAAAAGGGTCGCTGGTTTCTCCGGTAGCCACCACCAGAAACCTCCCTTCATATTCCTCAACCTCACCGGAGTCCCCATTCCTCGCCTTGACCTTCCAtttctcatcatcatcaccatacTCTGCATCCACCACGGATCTGCAGTACAGAGGAGTGATTCTGAAGTGAGAAACGTAGTCATCAAGGTACTGCAGGAACTGATTCTTGGGGACATATGGAGGAAAAGAAGGTGGGAATGGCTTGTGGGGAAGCTCGCAGAATTGCTTTTTGAGGTGAAGGTGTAGACGATCGTATGAATGTTTCTTCCACAGAGAAGCACAACAATCTTCTCTTTCAAGGATTGTGTAGGGAACAGAGTGTTTTGTGAGGCATGCTGCTACAGAGAGGCCTGAAGGACCTGCTCCAACGATTATCACTCTCTGTTCCTGTTTATGCATTTTGTTGTGAATTGAAAGTCAAGTAAGAGATGTACTATATCTCTCAAATGATGTCTCATTTCTTTTCTCAtcaatgaatatatatattgtacTGTTAGCGGGCTTACAGCCTTTGTATTATGTGGGCTTACCTAATTTGTACTATTGGGCCAGGCGACCCATAacccgaacgggtcaaaacttcataatatataaagaggacaccgcccatgaggtgggggatccaacacttttttGCTCATTTGCTATTTTGTCATTCTCTACTTTTGTCGCCTAATTGCTTAGCCCAAACCGGAGATttagaccggaacattggcgcccaccgtggggccgaggaattcaatcctaggcttcaaactcactgaaaatggtgaatcgatctggagcaaacggaagggacaatcatgttaaccatgaaaatgttccgcccgacattttgcaacagatcatggcggatctaactgatcttcgtcaacacaatcaacaactgcaaactcaacttgctgagatcAACCAAGATCGGGGCTTGCATGAGGGCGATCGTAGAATGGCAGAGATGGTGGTAGATTTCCAACCGTTCACAGAAGACATTGCAAACACAACTGTTCCAGATAATTTGAAGACTTTGGTACTTGATTCTTACTACGGAGATTCTGACCCCAAGGATCAtttggtgtatttcaacacCAAGATGGTTATTGTGGgcgcttcagatgctctgaagtgTAAAATGCTTCCTTCAACTCTTAAGAAGTCAGCAATGACTTGGTTTACAACGCTCCCACCGCGTTCAATTGCAGGGTTCATGGATTTATCGGCGAAATTCTTGTCCCAATTTTCAACTAGTCGCACCCAGAAAGTGACTCCAGCAGCCTTGTTTAATTTGCAACAGAGGCATAATGAAAGCCTTCAATCCtttatggggcgtttcaatcaattgtccgtgcatttggaggataaaatgcccgAAATTTGCATTGCGACTTTTGAATTGGGTCTTCAATCAGGAAGTTTGAACAGCAGTTTGAGTCGTAAGCCCGTGGAGACAATGGCGGAGTTGCGAAGCAGGGTACAGGGTTTCATTcgggaggagcaaagtgatcgCATAAAGAGAAATCGTAAAAGTGCGGCGGTAACTGGCCAGCAACAGCAGTTAGATTCGAAAAAGGCGGTGGTTAATGATCAGCGTTCGGGCGGAGCGGTTACAAAAGGAGAGAGAGGttacaataattcaagtcgTTTTGATAACCGCTCTAATTTTCGCAATCGTGCTCAGCCTTATGGAAATCGTGGTTATGGATCAATGACGTGGACCAGAAACCAACAGGACAGGTCGACTCCACTCGCGGTCAATTTAACTGAAGCATTGCACATGTGTCTGGAGGCGAACACAATTCGTTTTCCTAAACAACCAAAACGCCCACCAGGCAACGTGGACAGGagtaagtggtgtgagtaccaccgaATCGCGGGACACAATACAGATGATTGTTTTACCCTAAAGAAAGAGATTGAGGCATTAATAAAAGCAGGCTACATGCGTCAATTGGATGGGCGAAAGGAGTCGGAGGGAGCTGGAACCTCAACGAAGCGTGATGATACAGGGAAGGAAATTGAAGAGTCTGAACCAAAGAAGCAAGCTGGCGCTGAAACTAAAGGGCGCATTCATTCTATATTTGGGGGATTTCGAGGAGGAGGTATGACTAATTCTTCAAGGAAAAGGTATGTTCATTCCATTAATGCTGTCTATACaaacgattggggaagttggggaGTCAATCAGCCCGATATTACATTCACTgttagagattttgagggagtacaacctcatgaagatgatcccattgtggtgatgttaaaagttgctgattacgaaattgagagggtactgttggatcaagggagttctgcagatttgatatatggcgatgcatttgaaAAGTTAGGGCTTACGGAAACTGATTTGTTACCGTACGATGGGGCATTAGTTGGTTTTTCTGgtgaaaaagtatttgttagaggatatgtgGAGCTGAATACTGTGTTTGGTGAAGGTAAAAATGAGAAAGCCTTTGCCATTAAGTTTCTTGTGGTACAGTGCACATCGCCGTATAATGTGCTTATTGGAAGACCATCGCTTAACAAGCTTGGGGCGATTATTTCAACAAGGCATTTAACAGTTAAATATCCATTGGATAAGGGCGGAGTTGGAGCTTTGAAGGCTGATCAGGTGGTTGCTAGGAAGTGCTATTCTGACAGTTTCAAACAGTATGGTCACATGGGAAAAAGAGCAGTGAAGGAGGGACATAGAGTTTTTGGAGTTGAGGTTGATCAAGATGAGGTTAGTTTGGACCCAAGAGAGGGCTTTTCAGATTTTAAGGTGACTCCAGAAGAGGAAACAAAGACAGTGAAGGTGGGCGAAAGGAATTTGAAGGTTGGGGTAAACTTAACTCCAATCCAGGAAAGCAGACTGGTGCAATTGTTAGCTGAGAACatggacttgtttgcttggagcgccCAAGATCTTCCAGGAATTGATCCAGAGTTCATTTGCCACAAATTGGCATTGAACCCTGGAGTGAAGCCGATCGCCCAGTTGAAGCGTAAAATGGGCGAAGAGAAAGCATTGGCGGTGAAAACAGAGACTAATAAGTTAGTTGATGCAGGTTTTataagggaagtgaagtatcctacttggttggctaacgttgtcatggtcaagaagagtaatggaaaatggcgaatgtgcacagattatacggATTTAAACAAGCATTGTCCAAAGGATTCATATCCATTGCCGAACATAGATAAGTTGGTGGATCGGGCTTCGGgatttggaatgttgagtttgatgGACGCGTACtcgggctatcatcaaattcgaatgtatgcgccagatgaagagaaaacagcatttatgacgaaccaagcgaattattgttatcaagccatgccgtttgggcttaagaatgcaggagcaacttatcagcgattgatggacagagtctttgaaaagcaagtggggcgtaacatggaaatttatgtggatgatatggtggtcaagtcagaggaaatgggcGGTCATTGTACGGATTTGGCTGAGGCTTTTGGAGAAATCAGGAAGCATAACATGCGTTTGAATCCGGAAAAATGCTCTTTTGGAATTCAGAGTGGAAAATTTTTAGGCTTTATGATTACTCGGAGGGGAATTGAAGTTAATCCGGATAAATGCAAAGCAATTCTAGAAATGCAGAGCCCAACATCGGTGAAAGAAGTACAGAAGTTAACAGGAAGGATTGCGGCCTTATCACGATTTTTACCATGCTCAGGGAGTAAGGCAGCTCCATTCTTTCAGTGTTTGaggaagaacaaagcttttcaaTGGACAGATGAGTGCGAGCGGGCTTTCCAAACTCTAAAGGAGCATCTAGCTAAGCCTCCcatattgtcaaaaccaattccaggtattcccttgtcaattttcatttccatatcagataatgctgtgagttctgtcttattgcaagaatgtaaagaggggttgagaattatatattttgtgagccatgctttacaaggggctgagacaaggtatcaaaaaatagaaaaagctgcACTAGCTTTAATTATCACCGCCCGAAAGTTGAGgccttattttcaaggttttcaaatcaaagtcaaaactgacTTTCCCTTGCGCCAAGTACttcaaaagcctgatttagcaGGGCGTATGGTTTCTTGGGCGGTCGAAGGGACAAATAAAAGCGCAGGGCTTGATAGATTTTGTGAATGAGATGTCTCCAGAAGAAAAAGTACCAGAAGAAGTGGAATGGTTCTTGTCTGTTGATGGGTCATCAAATCTGAAAGGACGTGGAGCTGGTATAGTTTTGGAAGGACCAGGTGGAGTAATTATAGAGCAATCTCTTAAGTTTgacttcaaggcgagcaacaatcaggcagaatatgaagcaatAATAGCTGGGGTGAGGCTTGCTTTGGAGATGAATGTACGTTGTATTGTAATAAAAACTGATTCTCAGCTTGTGGCGAATCAGATAAAGGGAGATTATCAGGCGAAGGATGTTCAGTTGGCTAAGTATTTAGTAAAGGTTCAAGAATTGTTGAAGCAGATGGACAAGTTTCAAGTAAATCATGTTCCGAGGGAGGAAAATACAAGGGCTGACATATTATCCAAACTTGCAAGCACGAAGAAACCAGGTAACAACAAGTCTGTAATTCAAGAGACTTTGAAGGGTCCAAGTGTGAAGGAGGATGATGTTATGGTGGTTACGGGCGGAGCAGCATTAGATTGGATGGATAGAATTCGAATGTGCCTAGAAGCGGATGGGTCAGATTTAGCTCTGTTTTCAAAGGACCAAATACGAGAGGCGAGTCGTTATACTATGATGGGCGGACAACTTTACAGGAGGGGCGTAGGAGTACCGTTGTT
This is a stretch of genomic DNA from Lotus japonicus ecotype B-129 chromosome 1, LjGifu_v1.2. It encodes these proteins:
- the LOC130730887 gene encoding probable indole-3-pyruvate monooxygenase YUCCA10, which produces MHKQEQRVIIVGAGPSGLSVAACLTKHSVPYTILEREDCCASLWKKHSYDRLHLHLKKQFCELPHKPFPPSFPPYVPKNQFLQYLDDYVSHFRITPLYCRSVVDAEYGDDDEKWKVKARNGDSGEVEEYEGRFLVVATGETSDPFVPEVEGLRSFPGRVLHSTKFKSGKEFKDEQVLVVGSGNSGMEIALDLHNHGAQTSIVVRSQVHVLSKGMVNLGLFLLKYLSLSTVDSLMVIASKMVYGDITNYGIARPNEGPFCMKVKYGKYPVIDTGTIHKIKSGDLKVLPSEIEYVRDKNVLLKNGELHPFDSIIFCTGFKRSTHKWLKGDDYLLNDDGLPKPSYPMHWKGKKGLYCVGLSRRGLYGAAADGENIANDIISSIMQN